The genomic stretch CACTCccacctccccaaattcccctcgaGGGGGGCGCTGGGGCCGAGCGGGAGCGCAGATGGGGAACGCTGGGAGGTGCGGGTCTGCCTGGCAACTACTGAGTCATCAGCGCCGCgtgctctgattggctgagcacTGCCTGAGGGgtggagctgcagcaaggggggacGCCCTGCTTCAGGGGGGATGTCCCACAAACGGGGAACCCCcatgaaaggaagaagaggaaagtGTCTTTACAAACAGATGCTGTGAATCTGCTCAGAGATAGAGCCAGGGACTTGTACATAAAGAAGCGACAGGAGAAGCCATCAGTTTCATAAAATGTTATTAATTGATGACACAGACTGCTGCTCAGCCAAGGTCCTGCTAAATTCATGAACTTCGAGAAAAATAGCAAAGACTTCTGTGAGAATCTGTCCGAAATATCCTTCATCTGCCTCACGACTGTCATGGAGAGCGACCAGGGAAAAATTAAAACCTCTGTTTCCTGAACCAGTGGGGGGGAATGTCATGTGCCTGAGGCCTAAAAGTACTGCTAGCTTACTGTTTTtccacaggtgttgtttgctatATGTTACACTGAGCTCGCAGGACACCCTGCCCTTTTTGCACAATAGCTCTGGAGTCGtccccacctctcggcctggctgctTTGAGCTTCGGGCTGGTCcctcctccaagagaagacccctctcgcccGTCCTTAACCGCTGTGACAGACAAGTAGAGATGTAAGAGGCCTCCTCATCAACGGAGTGACACGAGGCAGGTCGGACTCGGCAGCGCTGGGCTCTGGGCCGGGCCTGGGCGCCCCCCACGCGCCCCCTCCCCAAAGAGCCCCGGAGGGGGGCGCGGGAGGGGTCCGGGAGGGGACCGCTGGGCTCCTGTTTTGGGGTTCCACCCTCCCCTTTTCACCACTTTcccaccctctcccacccctttctcaccttccccccccccccatcccccgtCAGCCCATCCCGCTCTCCCTTTGGGggatcccctcctcctccccctccattcCGGGCTCCCCCCttcacccccttttcccccttctcccccctgtcccagcgccTCCCGTCCCCCGCTCACCCGAGAGCTCCGCGCCCGcagccgggggggctcccagcaccaccagtgccaccagcagggccccagctgccgcccctcgccccatggccggggccgggcagggagcagcagccccaaagcagccgcgCTGCGCTGGGAGCGCCAGTCCGGAGCAGGGCGGGCTCGGCAGCGCCGCGCGCTCTCATTGGCTGCCGCTGCTTCTGGGGTCCCGATCTCAGAGACTCCGCCACACAACTGATGATTCTTCAACCCGCTCTCATTGGCTGCGGCGCGTTTTGGCTGTGTTTTGATTGGTTGAGGGGCTCCCGGGACgctgcagccccgggctgggggtttttggggaggtgGGGGGGGAACCTTGGGGCGCTGGGCAGGTGGGAGCTCAGGTGAGCCCAGCAATGCGTGCCCAGGTGCGCGGCATCTCAGGGGTGTCCGTGGCGAGCGGTGACGCTGGCCCGATGCCAGGCACCCCCAGAgccgctctgtccctgcccccgccgccgcacagggacagaaaatggaACCGAGGGTTCCTGCATGGGGACAAGGACTGGGAGAGATCCCTCAGCAAATCCGGCACGGGCACAACAGACCCGGCCTGGGCACACGGAGGGAAGTTATTACCAACCAAatcagagcagcacaaggagaaggaaaagaaatctcttCAACACCTTCCCCCTGCCCAACACGGATCCCCCAGAAcaggggtcaccagggctctgcccagcggGGGTCACTGGGGACCATCCAGCgcggatcctcccatgggggatggagctggagcagtgcacgaagcttttcccacacttgggacactcgcagggcctctccctggtgtggaagtGCTGGTGAGTGACAATCTCTGAatcccacctgaagctcttctgaCATTCACAGCACTCCTAGGGcccttccccagtgtggatcttgTGGTGCTTGCTGAAGCTCAGTCAGAGGTCccactgaagctcttcccacattccccacactcccaggacctctccccagtgtggatgctcaggtgttccatcagggtggagctggagctgaaacCCTTCCCACATTCAAAGCACTTGCGGGGCTTCTCCCTGCCATGAGGCTTctcccccagctctgagctctggctgcatctccggccgccttcctggctcaggggggctctttcctccccacacctccctgggctgggtttgcagcccctccatgtgtgggatctccagggcttttcctcctcctccatctggccaCAGCTTGAGAATGACAAACCCTGATTTGGAGGAAACCAAGATGGGAGCACCTTAGAGTAGAGGCTCCTTCTGCACAATTCCATATCTGGAACTCAGCAGGAGTCTTGTGTCCATGAAAATCTCCACAATATCAAGACTCAGCCCAATGGTTCCAGGGGTTCCCCCTTCTCCAgcgtcctgcttagggatgatcCAGGGGCTTTTGGGGGTCCATGGATTCCCTTCTACCCTGATGCTCTACTTTGACATCCCAGGGATCCCAGGGgtccctcctctccaggctccccCCCTTTCCAGTCTGCCAGggtcccccagctctgggatcacccatctctgctctccccactctGGGAGTCCCAGGGgttcccctcctctgctctccGGGGGGTCCCCAGGACCAATGTGCTCCCCTGCCCATACTGGGCAATGGAACATGGGCCCCCAAAGATCCCCCAAGGGGCTCAGCTTTgggctcctgcaagatccaaactTATGAACACAGAGAGAAAAACCTCTCAGGGACACCAGATGATAGTTGGGGTCAATTCCACAATCTGTGAGCTCCAAACACACAGCAATAAAAAACCCTCTCAGGGACCCCTGAATTGATTTGGGACGAGCTCCCCCTCTCCGCTCACCTGCAGGAAGAGGAAGGGGTGATGGTCCCGCGGCTGCggccacagggggcactggaacctcctgttcctcctgttcctgctcctgctcctcctcttcctgctcctccttttcctctctccctcctcctcctccttcctaaccccacctcctcccAAGTTCTTGCCTTCTGTGTATTTAGAGTGGAGAACCTTGCTTGTTTTTAGAACTAGAACAAAGATCCCAGATGGAACAAGACTTGCTGCTTTTAGTCAGAAGTATCAGTGACTAAAGGTAATGTTTCCTTTGGTTTGGTGCGTCCTTGTTCCTCCTCAGTGTTCAGGCTGGGCTATGGGGTGTCCTTGTTTGCTGCATTTTCCGAGTTCCTCTTGCACACTTTGGGCCAtgggctgtgccctgggagggttctttgtgctcctttgtgacacaggagaACCTTCCAGGTGGTTTCTgcatgagctgctgctgggatgtcacaggaACAGCGCCACGTCCCCGTGGTGTTCCCGTTGCTGTGGGACACGGAGGCCTCAGTGCCCAGAGTGGCTCTGGGCTCGTTGCTGGAGGATCCTCCTGCCCGAGGCAttctcagcagccagcccagccctgacggGTGTCCTTCTGTGCTTGCAGGGCTACAGGCTGCAGACGTGTGCAGCGCAGCCAAAATGATGCAGCACGTGGCTGCTGCAGTTTGCACTCTGTACTCTGTGGCTTATTCGGGGTATTTTTTAACCCACTTggcacgtaagtagaggttttCCCTCGGTGCAGCATCTGTGGCTTTGGGCTTGCTGTGTGCTTTCTGTTCTTCCTCCGGAGCTGTGTTGACTTTGGAACCAAATTGCCATGAAGACACCATTACTTTGGGAGAGCTCCTGCCCGCAGCTGCAGCTGAAAAAGGGGGTATCTGCAGCCAGCGGGGGGTGCACAGCATCTGCAATGAGCCCTGGGGGGTTCTGTTCCCTCAAGCAGGGAGTCTGTGCCAGCAGAGCATGGAACTCCCTCCCTTTGCTGCTCCAGCCAAGAACTGACCCAGCCCAGTATTTTGTGCTGCTCTCTTGCTTGCTGTGGGAAGGGACTGTGGCTCCTGGAGGGATGCTGTGAAAGCAAAATGCTCTCTCGGGGTTGCCTTGCTCCATGGCATTTCCCACCACAGGCAGTTTTTCTCCTAACAGTATCTGGTTCGTGTTCCCTCTCCCATTTCAGGGCACCTCATGTCTACATTCCGAGCAGCTCCTCCTTCGGTGAGTGGGAAAGGAACCTTTGGTGTTTGGAATTGTGCAGCAAGTTGTGAGCTCAGCCTGGGGCAGCCGAGTGCCAGCCTGGGAGGCTGAAGGAAAGTTCCTGTCAGTgtctttgcagcagcagcagcaaaggaatTCCCATCagttttctccttttctgctgAAGAGCTTTTGAAGAGCTGCAGGTCTGGTTTTGCAGGCAGAGGATTGCTTGCTGGCTTTAGCCATGGTGGAATATCGAATTCCCAACAATAAGGGGCAATGTCGACTTTAGCCCATTGTTAGTTGGAACAGCTCGGAACCCAATTTCCTCTAAGTGCAGCTGGATGTGCAGCTGAGGATAAATAAGGTGATAACTGAGAGAGAACTTCCCGTCCCTCACGCTGCCGTCTGTCCACAGGGCACAaaagcagcaccagcacctcctGGAGGTCCCTCTGCTTCCAAAGAGGAGGCCAAAGAGGAGGAAGACAGCAGTGAGCTTCCCGCTGCTCTGGGGTACGATGGTGAACTTCCCTCAGTGCTGGGAGATGACAGTGAACTTCCCGCTGCTCTGGGAGACGAGGGCGAACATCCCGCGGTATGGGAATGCAACAGCGAGGCTCCCGCGGGGtgggacaaggacaggggacaTCTCCCGGCGTGGGACGAAGACGGTGGATGTGCCCTGGAGTGGGACCAGAATGGCCAAGCTCCCACGGAGTGGGACGAGGACAACGGACAACTCGCAGTGTGCGATGAGATTGGAGGACATCTTCCGGagtgggatgaggatggaggacaTGTCCCGGTGTGGAATGAGGATGGAGGACATCTTCCAGagtgggatgaggatggaggacaTGTCCCGGTGTGGAATGAGGATGGAGGACATCTTCCAGagtgggatgaggatggaggacaTCTCCCAGTGTGGAATGAGGATGGAGGACATCTTCCGGagtgggatgaggatggaggacaTCTCCCAGTGTGGGATGAGGACGAAGGACGTCTTCCGGAGTGGGATGAGGATGAAAGACATCTCCCGGAGTGGGATGAGGATGAAGGACATCTCCCATCTCCCATCCTCCTCCCACAGGATGGAGGACATCCTCTGTCTTGGGAAGAGGAGAGTGAACATCTCCCAGCATGGGAAGTGGACAGCAAAGATCCCCTGGCTTGGAAAGATGATGGTGAAGCTGCAGAATTTTGGGaagaggatggagaagctgcagcattTTGGGAAGAGGATGGAAAACCTCCCTCTGCTTGGGAAGAGGACAATGAAGCTCCCTCCGCTGTGGGATCCTGGGCTGAACATtctgacagcagcacagccctgcagccagaggGGAGAGGGGAGTGGTGCCTGATGCAGCTGAGTACGTCTGCTCTGTTCCTGGGTGCCCGAgcaggtgctgtgtgtgtgtctgggcaTCAGCTGCACCCAGGGTTGCTCTGCAGCTGAATGTCACAGAGCCATTTATTGTCCTTCCCCAGCTGACACCAAGGGGCTCACGGCCCCAGGGAGTGGGGCTGGTTCTGGCTCTGCTGCAAGGCGGGCTCTCACTCTGGGAGGGAGCGTCTTCCACGTTTTTTCTTTCAGGGAACACCGTGAGCGATGCGGAGCCTCGCCAGAAATACCTGGAAGTGGAGCAGATTGGCCAAGGGTAAGTGCACGGCAGCTGCTTCTGCACAAGCAGGGCTGGGTGTTGTGCTGGTGCAGGATCAAGTGAGAGGTCAGGAGAGCCCAAAGCACCTTCAGACACTGGGCTACCATCCTGCTGTCTCTCAGTCCTGATCAGAATTGATAACTGTGGTCAGAAGGCGCCATCAAAGGCCCCTGAGGCTGGCAGTGTCCTGCCTGCAGCAAGGAGCAGGACCTGGAAGATCTTCTGTCCCTGGAACTGGATTGCCTAAAAGAGCAACTCACCATCTGGTGACTGTCAGAAAACAGTTCTCAAGAATATTTCTTTCAAATATTTTGCTTCAAAAAATATCCACTGGTCAGGATTATCAACCTAATGGTTTAGCAACAAAAACCAGAGATGAACTAATAAGTGCTCTACTCTAGCACAGGTAGCAGACCCCATACATTCAGTAACAGACATAGAGCTGATGCACTCTGGGGTAAAATGGATCGCCTGCCTGATGGCAGGGCCCTTGTGGATCCTGCAGGTCTTAGGCAGGAAATGAAAAAGGATGAAATGCATTCTTTTCCACTTCTTTAGACACCCATTTCTCACCTCAGGTTTTGAGCTAAAGCAATTCAGGGTGGACATTTGGGATTTGTTCCAGCCCAGTTCCTTCGTGTTGGGTCTCCGTTTCCTCTTGCACACCTTGCATGGCAGAGGGCTGGTGGCTGCTGTGCTGGTGATGGAAGGGTCGATGCACCCAGGTGTTTGTGAACgctgcaggcagcagagatcTCGTgtctgggctgg from Melospiza melodia melodia isolate bMelMel2 chromosome 7 unlocalized genomic scaffold, bMelMel2.pri SUPER_7_unloc_1, whole genome shotgun sequence encodes the following:
- the LOC134432875 gene encoding eukaryotic translation initiation factor 3 subunit A-like, coding for MMQHVAAAVCTLYSVAYSGYFLTHLARHLMSTFRAAPPSGTKAAPAPPGGPSASKEEAKEEEDSSELPAALGYDGELPSVLGDDSELPAALGDEGEHPAVWECNSEAPAGWDKDRGHLPAWDEDGGCALEWDQNGQAPTEWDEDNGQLAVCDEIGGHLPEWDEDGGHVPVWNEDGGHLPEWDEDGGHVPVWNEDGGHLPEWDEDGGHLPVWNEDGGHLPEWDEDGGHLPVWDEDEGRLPEWDEDERHLPEWDEDEGHLPSPILLPQDGGHPLSWEEESEHLPAWEVDSKDPLAWKDDGEAAEFWEEDGEAAAFWEEDGKPPSAWEEDNEAPSAVGSWAEHSDSSTALQPEGRGEWCLMQLRNTVSDAEPRQKYLEVEQIGQGAFGTVYKGLDRATGGEVAIKKMSLRGQNRERAVNEILLLKDKKNPNIVKFLDSFLVDGDLWLVMQYMDGGTLQDVVRQIRMAEGEMAAVSREVRDPACHSMAGTRWSFQTGRENRSGSVLRALFLCCFCELGKKEPLQ